DNA from Actinomyces sp. oral taxon 897:
CGTGGCCGCGCGCCGGGCCCTGGCCGCCCTGCCCTGGTGCGACGGGCGCGTCATCACCTTCGGCAACTCCTACCTGACCACCACCCAGTTCACCGCGGCCCTGGCCTCCACCGAGCACTTGGCGGCGATGACCGCCTGGGTCGCCCCCTCCACCTACGACGAGGACCTGGCCATGCGCGGGGGCGTGCTCCTGGCCGGAACCTCTTACGAGTGGACGCGCCAGCAGGTGCGCGCGGGCCTGGTGCACGACGGGCAGGAGGACGCGCCCCAGGAGCTTCTGCCCGAGCCGATGGAGGACTTCACGCCCTTCCTGGCGCGTGTGGGCATGGCGGAGGCCGCCCGCAGGCTGGCGCGGGCGCACACGGCCGGAGGCCACGCGGCCGACTGGGTCGCCCACCCGCTGCACGACGCCTACTGGGAGTCCCTGGCCTACCCCTGGCGGGCCCTGGCCGCCCTCGACGTGCCCGCGCTCCACGTCGCCGGCTGGTACGACCTGTTCCTGGGCGGCACCCTGCGCAACTACCGCGCCATGGCCGGCGGCCCGGCCGGGGCGGGCCAGCGCCTGGTCATCGGCCCGTGGACGCACCTGACCTTCGACGGGCGCCTGGTCGGGCGCTCCTTCCCCGGCGGCGGCACGCGGGAGTCGGGACTGGGCGAGCTCACGGTCGACTTCTGGAGGGCGAGTCTGGGGGACGGGGAAGCCGCCGCGCGCCTGCCCCACGACCCGGTGCGCGTTTACATCATGGGGGCCGGGCGCTGGGTCGACCTGCCCGCCTGGCCGGCTCCGAACGCCGAGGAGACGGCCTGGAGGCTCGCCGACGGCGGCGCCCTGCTCGCACCCGACGAGGCGGAGGCCGCCGTCGGCGCCACCTCCTGGATCCACGACCCCGCCGACCCGGTCCCCGCGCAGGGCGGCCAGATGCTCATGGGCACGCCGGAGAACTCCGGGCCGCACGACCAGCGCGGCGTCGAGGCGCGCGACGACGTCGCCGTGTTCACCGGGCCGCCTTTGACCGAGCCGGTCACCGTCCTGGGGCCGGTGCGGCTGCGCGCCTGGGTGAGCGCCGACGCCGTCGACGCTCACCTGCACGCCGCCCTCACCGAGGTCCTGCCCGACGGCACCTCCGTCCTGCTCACCGACGGCGTGCTGCGCCTGTCCGCCCGCCGCGGGACGGACCGGCGCGACCCGCTGACCCCGGGCGAGGCGGTCGAGGTGGAGGTGGACATGTGGGCCACCGGCGTGCACGTGCCCGCCGGGCACCGCCTCCGCCTGGACCTGGCGGGCTCGTGCTGGCCGCGCTACGACGTGGCCGACCCGGCGGGCGGGGCGCCGGTGACGATCACCGTGCACCACGACGCCGCCCGCCCGAGTGCGCTGCTCCTGCCCCTGGTCGACCTCGCCGCCCTCGGCCGGAACCGGTAGACGCCGGCGCGGCGGGCTGACCCCGCCCGTCCCCGCCCTCTTCACCGAAACCGGCGGAAAAAGCACGCGAAACCGGCGGAAACGACACGCGAAACCGGCGGAAAGCGCTCATTGAGCCTTTCTCACCGGGAAGCTTATTCAGAGGGTGGTTTTGAATACGTAGAGTGAGAGTGCGGCGGTGATGGTCTGTTCGAATGCGTGCAGGGGGCGGCGGTAGTCGGTGCGGGTGGATTCTCCAGGCCTTGATGTGGGCGATGGTCTGCTCGACCACCTGGCGGATCTGATTGACGCTCTTGTTGGCCTCCTGGGCGGCTTCGCTCAGTTCGCCGTTGGGGGGCTTCTTGTGCGGGGTGATCATTCCCCTGCCGACGTATCCCTTGTCGGCGATCCATCCGGAGGGGTCCAGCCCGTCGAGCAGTCCGGAAGGCGCCTGGTGCGGCCACGTCGTGCATGGAGCCGGGGTAGGGATCGGAGGCCCACACCAGCCTGCCGCCGGGCAGGACCAGGATCTGGACGTTCATGCCGGTCGTCCCATGCTTGCCCGACCACAATTCTCGGTGAGCGCGCCAACTCCAGCAGGGGAAGAGGGTGCCGTCGAGCACGTAGTCGCAGCCCTCGGGCACCTCCTCCGCGGTGAGCAGCATGTCCTTCAGGGCCCGGACGATCGCCTCGGTCATGACCCCGATGGCCCGCGAGACAGTGGGCTGGGACACGCCCAGCTGCTCGCCGATCGCCGCCTGTATCACATTGTGACGCATGTAGATCAGCGCCGCCCGCAGGGAGTCCCTCAGCCCCAGGCTCGGCGGATACCCCTCGATCCCCTCCTCGCGCAGACGGATGAGCAGATCGGCGAACTTGGGGGTGGGCAGTCCCGTGGTATACTTCATGACGATGGTCCGTTTCTCGTGAGGTCGTGGAACTTATTTCAACACCCATTGTACCTCATGAGAACGGACCATCATAATATTGCTTCCCGGAAATGCACCAAGACGCCCGCTGAATAAGCTTCCGGGAACAACCTCGGTCGAGGAAGTCCCTCTTATTACATCGAAGACAGCAGCATTAGAGACGACGACCGGGGTCACCGTCTCGTAGCCGGCGGCCTTGATGGCCGCCCAGTCCACGTCCACCAGGGGGGTGCCGCGGCGGACCTTGTCACCGGCCTTGACGTGGGGGGTGAAGCCCTTGCCGTCGAGCTTGACGGTGTCCATGCCCACGTGGATGAGCAGCTCGACGCCGCTGGCCGAGCGCAGCCCGTAGGCGTGGCCGGTCGGGAAGGCGACGAGCACCTCGCCGTCCACCGGGGAGACCACCGGCCCGGAGTCCGGGACGATCGCCATGCCCGGGCCGAGCAGGCCCTGGGAGAAGGTCGGGTCGGCGACCTCGCTCAGCGGCACCGAGCGGCCCTTAATGGGGGCGGTCACGGTGAGGTCGTGCGGGGCCCCGTCGGTGTGCGGTCGTGTCGCCGGCGTCGTCAGGCGCCACGTGGCCGACGTCGGCTGCTCAGCGCGGGCCCTGGTGCTGCCGGCGATCCTCGCGGTCCTGGTACCGGCGTGCTCGGTTGCCTGGCTGGTGATGCTGGTGCGGATCGCGGCCAACCTGACCAGCAGGTCCTGGGCGGTGGGGCGCTGGCCGGGGTCGAGGTCCAGCATCTGCACAATGAGACCCCTGAGCTCCGTCGCGCAGGAGGGCGGCGGGTAGTTACCGTGGGTGATCGCCATTAGGAGAGCATGCATCGTGTCGGCCTTGAAGGGTGGCCTCCCGCAGGCGCACTCGTACATCACCGCGCCCAGGAAGTAGACGTCGGACGCCGGTGTCGCCTTCTCCCCGTAGATGACCTCCGGCGCCATGTAGGTCGGCGTCCCGACCACGATCCCGGCCGCGGTCAGCGAGGAGGTCTGGTCCAGGGACGAGGCGATCCCGAAGTCCAGGAGGACCGCCGCCCCCGAGGTGTGGATCATAATGTTGCCGGGCTTGACGTCCCGGTGGCAGATGCCCTGGGCGTGGGCCTCACCAAGGGAGCTGCTGACCCCCCGGATGATCGACACGACGTCGGCGGCGCCCATGCGCCCCCGGCGCAGCCGGTCAGCCAAGGACTCCCCCGTGACCACGGGCATGACAATGTAGACGTAGTGGTCGCCATCGTCCCGAGCGGTGTCCAGGACGCGCACCGTGTGGGGGTCAGTGAGCCTCTGAAGAGCCCGGATCTCACGCTCCGCCCTGCGGGCCCTATCAGGATCCCCCTCGAAGTCCACCACCTTGACCGCGACCTCACGCCCCACAAAGAGGTCATGACAGAGCCACACCGACGCCTGGCCGCCCGAGCCCATCTGACGCTCAAGACGATAACGCCCGCAGACCAGCGCCCCAGCCCTCACCACTAGACCCCCGACCTCGATCTCCTACTGGCTCTTGAGCGCGCACCCGGCCAGACGAGGCACGGCATCCGCACCGTCCGATTCTGCCACGCCTACCTGCCCTTCCCGCGCATCACTGAAGGCGTGGGGCGGCAAAGGCGTGGGCGGCAGGTGAACTCACCTGCCGCCCACGCCCTACCTGCGAGCGCCGCACGGCGCCTCGGGACCGACGCCGGCAACCGCTGGCCAGCAGCCTGCCCCGCCGCCGCGGGACCGGGACGAACCCAGGGGACCTGGGACCAGCACGGGGCCATCTGCTCGCCGCCCCGGGAGCAGGACGCCAGTCGCAAAGACTGCCGCGCTACCAGTCCCCGCCCCGCCCCCATCAGGCGGCGCTGGAGGCGCTCGGCGCCCAGGCCTCCCCACGGGCGGTGAGGGCCAGGCCCGCCGCGGGCCCGTCCAGGCTCACGTCCACCACGACCTCCTGGCCGTCCAGGACCTCGCCACCCAGGATCATGCGGGCCAGGCGGTCGCCGATCTCGCGCTGCACCAGGCGGCGCAGGGGCCGGGCCCCGTAGGCGGGGTCGTAGCCCTCGTCGGCCAGCCAGGAGCGGGCGGCGTCGGTCACCGTGAGCGTCAGGCGGTGGGACGCCAGGCGCTCCTGCATCCTGGCCAGCTGGATGCCCACGATCCGCCCCAGGTCCTCCTTGCTCAGCGCCTCGAAGATAATCGTGTCGTCCAGGCGGTTGAGGAACTCGGGCTTGAAGGCGGCACGCACCCGCCCCATGACCTCGTTGCGCTTCTCCTCGGGGCTGAGCAGCGGGTCAATGAGGAACTGGCTGCCCAGGTTGGAGGTGAGCACCAGGATGACGTTGCGGAAGTCCACGGTGCGCCCCTGGCCGTCGGTCAGGCGCCCGTCGTCGAGCACCTGCAGGAGGATGTCGAACACCTCCGGGTGGGCCTTCTCCACCTCGTCGAGCAGCACCACCGAGTAGGGCCGGCGCCGCACCGCCTCGGTGAGCTGGCCGCCCTCCTCGTAGCCCACGTACCCGGGAGGGGCACCCACCAGGCGGGCCACCGAGTGCTTCTCGGAGTACTCCGACATGTCAATGCGCACAATGGCGCGCTCGTCGTCGAACAGGAACTCGGCCAGGGACTTGGCCAGCTCGGTCTTGCCCACGCCGGTGGGCCCCAGGAACAGGAAGGAGCCGGTGGGGCGGTCGGGGTCGGAGACCCCGGCCCGGGAGCGGCGCACGGCGTCGGCCACGGCCGCCACGGCCGCCTTCTGGCCAATGAGGCGGGAGCCGATGACCTCCTCCATGCTCAGCAGCTTCTCGGTCTCACCCTGCATGAGCCGGCCTACGGGGATGCCGGTCCAGGCGGCCACCACCTCCGCCACCTGCGAGGGCCCCACCTTCTCGGCGATCATGGGCTCGGCGGGGGTCTGGGTGCCGTCGGGGTTGACCACGGCGGAGCGGGCCTCGGCGGCCTCGGCCTCGCGGATCTGGCGCTCCAGGGCGGGCATCTCGCCGTAGCGGACCCGCCCGGCCTCCTCGAAGCGGCCCTCACGCTCGGCCAGGTCGGCCTTGGTGCGCAGCTCGTCCAGGGTGGCGCGCAGCTCCCCGACCCGGTTGTGCCCGGCCTTCTCCGCCTCCCAGCGCGCGGTCAGCGCGGTGAGGGACTCGGTGGCGTCGGCCAGCTCGG
Protein-coding regions in this window:
- a CDS encoding CocE/NonD family hydrolase, translated to MTDIDAGADAIADAGTSTAADDIGTEIAPPESLEQIRKALLMPEPGGAASRAVHEVLPIPMPDGTVLRADVVRPDDDAAHPVLLARCPYFGSWRPMIAQDLGEDPAAPGLTAACLGMQTAVGLDRAVEEGFAVVAQACRGTDISDGDFRFHADEASDGVAARRALAALPWCDGRVITFGNSYLTTTQFTAALASTEHLAAMTAWVAPSTYDEDLAMRGGVLLAGTSYEWTRQQVRAGLVHDGQEDAPQELLPEPMEDFTPFLARVGMAEAARRLARAHTAGGHAADWVAHPLHDAYWESLAYPWRALAALDVPALHVAGWYDLFLGGTLRNYRAMAGGPAGAGQRLVIGPWTHLTFDGRLVGRSFPGGGTRESGLGELTVDFWRASLGDGEAAARLPHDPVRVYIMGAGRWVDLPAWPAPNAEETAWRLADGGALLAPDEAEAAVGATSWIHDPADPVPAQGGQMLMGTPENSGPHDQRGVEARDDVAVFTGPPLTEPVTVLGPVRLRAWVSADAVDAHLHAALTEVLPDGTSVLLTDGVLRLSARRGTDRRDPLTPGEAVEVEVDMWATGVHVPAGHRLRLDLAGSCWPRYDVADPAGGAPVTITVHHDAARPSALLLPLVDLAALGRNR
- a CDS encoding transposase family protein, with the protein product MPTPAPCTTWPHQAPSGLLDGLDPSGWIADKGYVGRGMITPHKKPPNGELSEAAQEANKSVNQIRQVVEQTIAHIKAWRIHPHRLPPPPARIRTDHHRRTLTLRIQNHPLNKLPGEKGSMSAFRRFRVSFPPVSRAFSAGFGEEGGDGRGQPAAPASTGSGRGRRGRPGAGAAHSGGRRRGAR